One genomic window of Elaeis guineensis isolate ETL-2024a chromosome 2, EG11, whole genome shotgun sequence includes the following:
- the LOC140855501 gene encoding probable LRR receptor-like serine/threonine-protein kinase At1g53440 — translation MLYFIHFDSSGGFYRLLISMVGRVSDWKGGDGKFPPLQNMTSLKYLVLRNLSISGELHDFIEQMTSLYVLDLSFNNLTGSIPKSFDGLQNSIRFTFLTNNMLSGTIPSWILSSGKNIDLSYNSFTGSPAPDGCQQGSVNLVSSYSSSNNDLIATCLRQNQPCHGKARSRYNNFFKLFFLQRD, via the exons ATGCTTTACTTCATTCATTTTGATTCGTCCGGTGGTTTCTATCGTTTATTAATTAGCATGGTTGGGAGAGTGTCTGACTGGAAAGGAGGGGATGGGAAGTTTCCTCCATTGCAGAACATGACAAGCTTGAAATATCT TGTGTTGAGGAACTTGTCTATATCTGGTGAACTCCATGATTTTATTGAACAGATGACCAGTCTCTATGTCTT AGACCTTAGTTTTAACAACCTGACAGGTTCAATCCCGAAAAGCTTTGACGGCCTTCAAAATTCAATACGTTTTAC GTTCCTTACTAATAACATGCTAAGTGGAACAATACCCAGTTGGATCTTGAGCAGTGGAAAAaacat AGATCTTTCATATAACTCCTTTACAGGATCTCCGGCACCAGACGGTTGTCAACAAGGGAGTGT GAATTTGGTTTCTAGTTATTCATCATCAAACAATGATTT gattgcGACATGTTTAAGGCAGAATCAGCCTTGTCATGGGAAAGCTAGAAGTAGGTACAATAATTTCTTTAAGTTATTCTTTTTACAGAGAGATTGA